Proteins found in one bacterium genomic segment:
- the pyrF gene encoding orotidine-5'-phosphate decarboxylase yields the protein KSPICIGLDPDLNKLPPVFKKEPASILEFNKKIIDATYDLVGAFKPNFAFYETFGAEGWAILEATIRFIRSTAPKAVIIADAKRGDIGNTANLYAQSVFDHLGCDAITVSPYMGLDSVQPFIENENYGAFVLCLTSNEGSKDFQYRSSDGKRLYESVAMKVLGWNQRHNCGLVVGATHSEEMQELRQISGAMPFLIPGIGAQGGDLESTVKINFDGQKVNAFVNSSRAVLYASSGNDFAEAAHAAVVTMKNQIEAVIGKILKK from the coding sequence AAAAAGTCCGATCTGCATCGGCCTTGATCCGGATTTGAATAAATTGCCGCCTGTTTTTAAAAAAGAACCAGCCTCAATTCTTGAATTCAATAAAAAAATTATCGATGCCACTTACGATCTTGTTGGCGCTTTCAAACCTAATTTTGCTTTTTATGAAACGTTTGGGGCCGAAGGATGGGCCATTCTTGAAGCGACTATTCGTTTTATCCGTTCAACGGCACCGAAAGCGGTTATCATTGCGGATGCAAAGCGCGGCGACATTGGCAATACGGCTAATTTGTATGCACAATCCGTATTTGATCATTTAGGTTGTGATGCCATTACCGTAAGCCCATACATGGGATTGGATTCGGTGCAGCCGTTTATTGAAAATGAAAATTACGGCGCATTTGTTTTATGTCTTACGTCCAATGAAGGTTCGAAAGATTTTCAATACCGTTCATCCGATGGAAAGAGATTGTATGAGTCCGTTGCCATGAAAGTTTTGGGATGGAATCAACGCCACAACTGCGGTTTGGTAGTAGGGGCGACCCATTCAGAAGAAATGCAAGAGCTTCGCCAGATCAGCGGCGCTATGCCGTTTTTAATTCCCGGCATCGGTGCGCAGGGCGGCGATCTGGAGTCGACGGTAAAAATTAATTTCGACGGACAAAAAGTGAACGCCTTTGTCAATTCGTCACGAGCCGTTTTATATGCGTCTTCGGGAAACGATTTTGCTGAAGCTGCGCACGCGGCTGTTGTAACAATGAAAAATCAGATTGAAGCAGTAATCGGAAAAATACTTAAGAAGTAA
- a CDS encoding response regulator, producing MNDLPRILIIDDEIQIRRLLQITLEANGYKVYSATSGEEGLQQVAMVRPDMLILDLGLPDIDGIEVLKKLREWSSIPVIILSVRSDESDIVAALDVGADDYLNKPFRTGELLARIRTALRHVTSPSSENNIFKGGPLWVDLNARIVKLKNEMIKLTPTEFRLLSLFIRHAGKVLTHQFILNEIWGPSFAEETQYSRVYVGQLRKKIEENPNSPKLLVTESGIGYRLEVIE from the coding sequence ATGAATGATTTACCGCGCATACTGATCATTGATGACGAAATCCAAATTCGACGCCTGCTTCAGATTACGTTGGAGGCAAACGGATATAAAGTTTATTCCGCTACATCCGGCGAAGAAGGTTTGCAACAAGTTGCCATGGTTCGGCCTGACATGCTGATCCTCGACTTAGGCTTACCGGATATAGACGGAATCGAAGTGTTGAAAAAACTCCGTGAGTGGTCGTCGATTCCCGTAATCATTTTATCGGTTCGCTCCGATGAATCCGACATCGTCGCCGCGCTCGATGTCGGGGCCGACGATTATTTAAATAAGCCTTTCCGAACCGGCGAATTGTTGGCGCGCATCCGAACGGCTTTACGGCATGTAACCTCGCCCAGTAGTGAAAACAACATTTTTAAAGGCGGACCGTTATGGGTCGACTTGAATGCGCGCATCGTCAAACTCAAAAACGAAATGATCAAACTTACACCGACGGAATTTCGCCTGCTTTCGCTCTTCATTCGCCACGCCGGCAAGGTTCTCACCCATCAATTTATTCTCAACGAAATCTGGGGACCGTCCTTCGCCGAAGAAACTCAATATTCAAGAGTCTACGTCGGCCAGCTTCGGAAAAAAATTGAAGAGAATCCGAACTCACCTAAATTGTTAGTAACTGAATCAGGAATCGGGTATAGGCTGGAAGTGATTGAATAA
- a CDS encoding sensor histidine kinase KdpD has protein sequence METNEKNRPDPDALLSFLKKEEEKEKRARLKIYFGMCAGAGKTYDMLKAAHDALSKNIDVVIGYIETHKRPDTEALLNGLPVISRKKIDYRGTQLEEMDLDAILARHPKLVLVDELAHTNAPGSRHAKRYQDVIELLDNGIDVYTTLNVQHLESRADTVAQITGATIRETVPDSIFEQADEIEVIDISPEELLQRLREGKVYTPERSQQAVQNFFREGNLTALREMALRLTAERVDHQLRDYMKNRRIAGPWKSSQRLLVGINASRHCFSLIRWARRLAYSINGSWVAVYVETTKQLSDADKSQLSKNVKLASELGAEVITTSDEDVAKALVRVAREQNATQILVGKSKYFLPFGKSLLEKIIEISGELDIHVVGGAMDAGNRLRWLRLPSLHSGWMQYWISAMIVIAVAAICFPVSPWLGYQTVSFILLLTVTLMPLKFGTGPVLLAAALSALIWNYFFIPPQFTFYIGLTHDALMFLTYFVIASVTGTLTARIRVRERIVLQREARTNALYALTRDLSNARNQNEVAKASVANIEQFFNGSVIIFLSDLSGDLLPEPHPASTFKADMKEFSVPSWVYWNEKKAGKFTDTLPFAAATYFPISGPRFPLGVIGIKLDRSFTIDQETLIENFIRQIASALEREQLNEINKNSIAVVESERLYKTLFNSISHELRTPIAAMITASESLQHTENLKHDSLAKDLLGEIHTAADRLNRLVGNLLDMARLESGHITIKSDWCDIHDIIHSVLQKLEHQLSLHTVTVVVSPDLPLLKIDFGLMEQVIMNLLLNAALYTPNGVTIEIKALKESHDCVLMIADNGPGFPVDALSHLFDKFYRVPGTKTGGTGLGLSIVRGFVEAHQGRISAENRKSGGAQFTIRLPLHPVPATETIVHEYE, from the coding sequence ATAGAAACCAACGAAAAAAATCGTCCCGATCCCGACGCTCTTCTTTCATTTCTCAAAAAAGAGGAAGAAAAAGAGAAACGCGCCCGACTGAAAATTTATTTCGGTATGTGTGCCGGCGCCGGTAAAACGTATGATATGCTTAAAGCGGCTCATGACGCTTTATCCAAAAACATCGACGTCGTTATCGGCTATATCGAAACGCATAAGCGACCCGATACGGAAGCGTTGCTCAACGGTCTGCCGGTTATTTCACGGAAAAAAATCGATTACAGAGGAACCCAGCTTGAAGAAATGGATCTCGATGCGATTTTGGCGCGTCACCCGAAATTAGTTTTAGTCGATGAACTCGCCCACACCAACGCCCCCGGCAGCCGTCATGCTAAGCGTTATCAGGATGTTATTGAATTATTGGACAACGGTATTGACGTATACACGACGTTGAATGTTCAACATCTCGAGAGCCGTGCCGATACTGTCGCGCAAATTACTGGTGCGACCATTCGTGAAACCGTGCCCGATTCGATTTTCGAGCAGGCCGATGAAATCGAAGTCATTGATATTTCACCGGAGGAATTATTGCAACGATTGCGCGAAGGAAAAGTTTACACACCCGAACGTTCGCAACAAGCCGTGCAAAATTTTTTCCGAGAAGGCAACCTGACAGCTTTACGTGAGATGGCGCTCCGTTTAACGGCCGAACGTGTCGATCATCAGCTTCGTGACTACATGAAAAACCGTCGTATTGCCGGCCCGTGGAAATCGAGTCAGAGACTACTCGTCGGTATCAATGCTAGCCGGCATTGCTTTAGTCTAATTCGTTGGGCTCGCCGTCTCGCCTATTCTATCAACGGTTCCTGGGTGGCCGTGTATGTTGAAACTACCAAACAACTTTCGGATGCTGACAAGTCGCAGCTATCCAAGAATGTAAAACTTGCATCGGAGCTTGGCGCCGAAGTTATAACAACGTCGGACGAAGACGTCGCCAAAGCGTTGGTGCGCGTGGCGAGAGAACAAAATGCCACGCAGATCCTTGTCGGAAAGTCAAAGTATTTTTTACCGTTTGGAAAAAGCCTGTTAGAAAAAATTATTGAGATCAGCGGCGAATTGGATATTCACGTCGTCGGTGGCGCGATGGATGCAGGTAATCGGTTGCGTTGGCTACGTTTGCCAAGTCTTCATTCCGGATGGATGCAATATTGGATCTCTGCAATGATCGTTATTGCCGTAGCGGCAATTTGTTTTCCCGTTTCTCCCTGGCTTGGTTACCAGACTGTTTCATTTATTTTGTTGCTGACGGTTACGTTAATGCCGCTTAAATTTGGCACCGGACCGGTTTTATTGGCGGCTGCGTTGAGCGCGTTGATCTGGAATTATTTTTTTATTCCGCCACAATTTACTTTTTATATCGGATTGACCCACGACGCATTAATGTTCTTGACGTACTTTGTGATTGCTTCGGTTACGGGCACCCTGACGGCGCGTATTCGTGTCCGCGAACGAATTGTACTTCAGCGTGAAGCGCGTACTAATGCGCTGTATGCATTGACGCGTGATCTGTCAAACGCACGCAATCAGAATGAAGTTGCCAAAGCTTCCGTAGCAAATATCGAACAGTTCTTCAACGGTTCGGTCATTATTTTTTTAAGCGATCTTAGCGGTGATCTTCTACCTGAGCCACATCCTGCCAGTACATTCAAAGCAGACATGAAAGAATTTTCTGTACCGTCGTGGGTGTACTGGAATGAAAAGAAGGCAGGAAAATTCACTGACACGCTTCCCTTTGCAGCCGCCACGTATTTTCCAATTTCCGGGCCGCGATTTCCACTCGGAGTGATCGGAATTAAACTCGACCGCTCATTCACTATCGATCAGGAAACCTTAATCGAAAACTTCATCCGTCAAATTGCCTCGGCGCTCGAACGCGAGCAATTGAACGAAATCAATAAAAACTCTATTGCCGTCGTTGAATCTGAGAGATTGTATAAGACGTTATTCAATTCAATCTCACACGAACTCCGTACGCCGATTGCTGCGATGATCACAGCTTCTGAAAGTTTGCAACACACTGAAAATCTAAAACACGATTCATTGGCGAAGGATTTGCTTGGAGAAATTCATACGGCTGCAGACAGGCTGAATCGTTTGGTCGGCAATTTACTCGATATGGCACGGCTCGAATCGGGCCATATTACCATAAAATCCGATTGGTGTGACATTCATGATATAATTCATTCTGTTTTACAAAAATTAGAACATCAATTGTCATTGCACACCGTCACTGTCGTCGTTTCGCCGGACTTGCCTTTGCTTAAAATCGATTTCGGTTTGATGGAACAAGTTATAATGAATTTGCTTCTGAATGCAGCCCTATACACTCCGAACGGAGTAACCATTGAAATTAAAGCGCTCAAAGAGAGTCATGACTGCGTATTAATGATTGCTGATAATGGCCCCGGTTTTCCGGTTGACGCATTGTCACATTTGTTTGATAAGTTTTACCGCGTTCCTGGAACGAAAACCGGCGGTACCGGCTTAGGCTTGTCCATTGTCAGAGGATTTGTCGAAGCTCATCAAGGCAGGATAAGCGCGGAAAATCGAAAATCCGGTGGGGCGCAATTTACGATTCGTCTGCCATTGCATCCGGTTCCTGCGACCGAAACTATTGTACATGAGTATGAATGA
- the kdpC gene encoding potassium-transporting ATPase subunit KdpC: MKNLIKPALLLLVALTIITGVIYPLFVTGIAQIFFQEKANGSLMIKNGNTIGSELIGQSFDDPKYFWGRLSATGSFPYNAASSSGSNYGPTNPALVAAIQNHIDALRAIDSTDRSAIPVDLVTASASGLDPHISPAAAYYQVSRIARVRGLDTNMIRELVKKNIEARQWGFLGEPRVNVLKLNMALDELTTKQ, encoded by the coding sequence ATGAAAAATCTGATAAAACCTGCTCTACTTTTACTTGTCGCACTAACTATTATAACCGGTGTTATCTACCCTCTGTTCGTGACCGGAATTGCTCAAATCTTTTTTCAAGAAAAAGCTAACGGTAGTTTAATGATTAAAAATGGAAATACTATTGGATCGGAATTGATCGGACAATCTTTCGACGATCCGAAATATTTCTGGGGACGTTTGTCGGCCACAGGATCATTTCCATACAACGCCGCTTCTTCATCCGGATCCAATTACGGGCCGACGAATCCGGCGTTGGTCGCCGCCATCCAAAACCACATTGACGCCCTTCGTGCGATTGATTCAACTGACCGGTCGGCTATACCCGTTGACCTGGTCACAGCGTCAGCAAGCGGGCTTGATCCCCATATTTCTCCGGCCGCGGCGTATTATCAAGTTTCCAGAATTGCACGCGTCCGCGGTTTAGACACAAACATGATACGTGAACTGGTCAAAAAAAACATCGAAGCCAGACAATGGGGATTCCTTGGAGAACCACGCGTGAATGTATTGAAATTGAATATGGCATTGGATGAATTGACAACTAAACAATAA
- the kdpB gene encoding potassium-transporting ATPase subunit KdpB, which yields MSTKPKVRPLFDPPIVRQAIIDSFLKLDPRIQIRNPVMFVVLIGSILTTVLFFQSWLGHGEASPVFIFAISMWLWFTVLFANFAEAMAEGRGKAQADSLRRARRDTHAKKLYQSELSAEYAVVSASTLKKGDIVLVEAGDIIPGDGEAIEGIATVDESAITGESAPVIRESGGDRNAVTGGTRVLSDWLVVKITANPGDTFLDRMIAMVEGAKRQKTPNEIALNILLAALTIIFLLVTVTLLPFSIYCVNAAGSGSPVAVTVLVALLVCLIPTTIGGLLSAIGIAGMDRMIQANVIATSGRAVEAAGDVDVLLLDKTGTITLGNRHATAFLPAPDVAIETLADAAQLASLSDETPEGRSIVVLAKEKYKLRGRNIHEIGATFIPFTAQTRMSGVNLDGRHILKGAADAIDNHVSSSGGKFPGEVRSTVESISKNGGTPLVVVENLQVLGVIELKDIVKRGIKERFAELRKMGIKTVMITGDNPLTAATIAAEAGVDDFLAQATPEAKLKLIREHQAGGRLVAMTGDGTNDAPALAQADVAVSMNTGTQAAKEAGNMVDLDSNPTKLIEIVEIGKQLLMTRGALTTFSIANDVAKYFAIIPAAFVPIYPALEVLNIMKLATPSSAILSAVIFNALIIIFLIPLALRGIRYRPVGAVTVLRNNLLIFGLGGLIVPFIGIKLIDMFLYALGLA from the coding sequence ATGTCCACTAAACCCAAAGTCCGCCCGTTATTCGATCCACCGATCGTAAGGCAAGCCATCATTGATTCGTTTCTTAAACTCGATCCCCGAATTCAAATTCGTAATCCGGTCATGTTTGTCGTATTAATCGGCAGTATTCTGACTACTGTATTATTCTTCCAATCATGGCTGGGACACGGCGAAGCCTCCCCTGTTTTTATTTTTGCGATTTCGATGTGGTTATGGTTTACCGTATTATTCGCTAATTTCGCCGAAGCGATGGCCGAAGGCCGCGGCAAAGCGCAAGCGGATTCTCTCCGGCGAGCGCGCCGCGATACCCATGCAAAAAAATTATATCAATCCGAATTGAGTGCGGAATACGCTGTCGTTTCAGCTTCGACTTTGAAAAAGGGCGATATTGTTTTGGTCGAAGCCGGCGACATCATTCCCGGCGACGGCGAAGCAATTGAAGGCATTGCCACCGTCGATGAAAGCGCCATTACGGGCGAGAGCGCCCCGGTGATTCGCGAAAGCGGCGGCGATCGCAACGCCGTAACAGGTGGAACACGTGTGCTTTCCGATTGGCTTGTAGTAAAAATTACGGCCAATCCGGGCGATACGTTTCTCGACAGAATGATTGCCATGGTCGAAGGCGCCAAACGCCAGAAAACTCCGAATGAAATTGCACTGAACATCTTGCTCGCAGCATTGACAATTATTTTTCTTTTGGTAACAGTTACGTTACTACCCTTTTCAATTTACTGCGTCAACGCGGCTGGATCGGGTTCACCTGTCGCTGTAACGGTGTTGGTAGCATTACTGGTATGCCTCATTCCGACTACCATTGGCGGGCTTTTATCGGCTATCGGAATTGCGGGAATGGACCGAATGATCCAGGCCAATGTCATTGCGACATCCGGACGAGCAGTGGAGGCGGCCGGCGACGTCGACGTACTTTTACTCGATAAAACCGGTACGATTACTTTAGGTAATCGGCATGCAACGGCCTTTCTTCCTGCTCCGGACGTTGCTATTGAAACGCTCGCCGATGCCGCACAGTTGGCTTCCCTCTCTGACGAAACACCTGAAGGGCGTTCCATCGTCGTACTAGCGAAAGAAAAATACAAATTGCGTGGACGTAATATCCATGAGATTGGTGCAACGTTTATTCCTTTCACTGCTCAAACACGGATGAGCGGAGTAAATCTCGACGGACGGCATATTCTCAAGGGCGCTGCTGATGCCATCGATAATCACGTCAGTTCTTCCGGTGGAAAATTTCCAGGAGAAGTTCGGTCAACTGTCGAGTCGATTTCGAAAAACGGAGGAACACCGCTGGTCGTTGTTGAAAATTTGCAAGTTCTCGGTGTGATCGAACTAAAAGACATCGTTAAACGTGGCATCAAAGAACGTTTTGCTGAATTGCGAAAAATGGGTATCAAAACCGTCATGATCACCGGCGATAATCCCCTTACGGCCGCCACCATTGCCGCCGAAGCAGGCGTTGACGATTTTCTTGCTCAAGCAACGCCGGAAGCAAAACTCAAACTCATACGCGAACATCAGGCCGGCGGACGGCTCGTCGCAATGACCGGCGACGGCACCAATGATGCGCCGGCGCTCGCCCAAGCAGATGTGGCCGTGTCGATGAATACCGGCACGCAAGCCGCCAAAGAAGCCGGAAATATGGTTGACCTTGATTCCAATCCGACCAAGCTGATCGAAATTGTCGAAATAGGAAAACAATTACTCATGACCCGAGGCGCCTTGACGACATTCAGTATCGCCAACGACGTCGCCAAATATTTCGCCATCATTCCGGCGGCCTTTGTTCCGATTTATCCGGCCCTGGAAGTTTTAAATATTATGAAACTCGCGACACCTTCGAGCGCTATTTTATCGGCCGTTATTTTCAATGCCCTGATTATTATCTTTCTTATACCCTTAGCGCTTCGTGGCATACGCTACCGTCCTGTCGGAGCAGTTACCGTGCTGCGAAATAATTTACTGATTTTTGGGCTCGGCGGATTAATCGTTCCATTTATAGGAATTAAATTAATTGACATGTTTTTGTACGCTTTGGGATTAGCTTAA
- the kdpA gene encoding potassium-transporting ATPase subunit KdpA — protein sequence MTLNGYLQLVVYIAVVITLAKPLGWYMTLIYEGKPFVLGRILGPFERLIYRLCGINTQEEMNWKFYTLAMLFFNFAGLLVVYALQRWQDFLPLNPQGFGAVTPDSAFNTAISFASNTNWQGYGGEMTMSYLTQMLGLTVQNFVSAASGMATLIALIRGMARHTSQSIGNFWVDIVRTTLYILLPLSIVLALIQVSQGVVQNFDTYQNVSLLQSTVDANGNIIAEQSLPMGPAASQIAIKQLGTNGGGFFNVNSAHPFENPTPLSNFFEMLAILLIPAALCYTFGKMVGDTRQGWAILAAMTVIFVAMLTLCVVSEQNGNPALTGMGIDQKANESHSGGNMEGKEIRFGIVNSALWATATTAASNGSVNSMHDSFTPLGGLVPMLMMQLGEVIFGGVGSGLYGMLVFAIIAVFVAGLMVGRTPEYLGKKIEAYEMKMASLVILIPPVVVLGFTALAVVTEWGTATLYNPGIHGFSEILYAFSSQGNNNGSAFAGLGANNPFYNLTGGLAMLFARYWLAIPTLAIAGSLAKKKQIPSGAGTLATHTPLFVALLIGVVMIVGALTFIPALALGPIVEHFVQ from the coding sequence ATGACACTTAATGGATATTTGCAACTCGTCGTTTACATCGCGGTTGTGATCACATTAGCCAAGCCGCTAGGTTGGTACATGACTCTTATTTATGAAGGAAAACCATTTGTTTTGGGTCGCATCTTGGGGCCATTCGAAAGATTGATCTATCGTTTGTGCGGAATAAATACTCAAGAAGAGATGAATTGGAAATTTTACACTCTCGCCATGCTGTTTTTCAATTTCGCCGGATTATTAGTCGTGTACGCGCTCCAGCGCTGGCAGGACTTCCTTCCTCTCAATCCACAGGGATTCGGAGCCGTCACGCCGGATTCTGCATTTAATACCGCCATCAGTTTTGCGAGCAACACCAATTGGCAAGGATACGGTGGTGAAATGACGATGAGTTATTTGACGCAGATGTTGGGACTGACAGTACAAAATTTTGTTTCCGCGGCCAGTGGCATGGCAACCCTGATTGCATTAATTAGAGGCATGGCCAGACATACATCACAATCGATCGGTAATTTTTGGGTTGATATAGTTCGTACAACGCTATACATCCTCTTGCCTCTGTCCATTGTCCTCGCGCTCATTCAAGTTTCGCAAGGCGTTGTTCAAAATTTCGACACTTATCAAAACGTGTCCTTGCTGCAATCGACCGTTGATGCGAATGGCAATATCATAGCTGAACAATCGTTACCGATGGGTCCAGCGGCTTCGCAAATTGCGATCAAGCAACTCGGCACTAACGGCGGTGGCTTTTTTAATGTCAATTCAGCTCACCCATTCGAAAATCCAACTCCGCTTTCTAATTTTTTTGAGATGCTGGCGATTTTATTGATCCCGGCTGCTTTGTGTTACACATTCGGCAAAATGGTCGGCGACACTCGTCAAGGCTGGGCCATACTAGCAGCGATGACGGTCATATTTGTTGCTATGCTTACTTTATGTGTTGTTTCAGAACAAAACGGAAATCCGGCATTAACCGGCATGGGAATTGATCAGAAAGCCAATGAGTCACATTCCGGTGGCAATATGGAAGGCAAGGAAATTCGTTTTGGTATTGTCAATTCTGCCTTATGGGCAACGGCGACTACGGCAGCTTCTAACGGTTCTGTCAATTCCATGCACGATTCTTTCACTCCGCTGGGTGGGCTTGTCCCGATGCTGATGATGCAATTAGGTGAAGTTATCTTTGGCGGCGTGGGTTCAGGGCTCTATGGAATGCTGGTGTTTGCCATCATCGCCGTGTTTGTCGCCGGCCTGATGGTCGGACGTACACCAGAATATCTCGGTAAAAAGATCGAAGCATACGAAATGAAAATGGCCTCACTGGTTATTCTGATCCCGCCGGTAGTTGTATTGGGATTCACGGCTTTGGCCGTGGTCACGGAATGGGGCACGGCAACGCTCTACAACCCCGGCATTCACGGATTCAGCGAAATATTGTACGCATTTTCATCGCAGGGCAATAACAACGGCAGTGCGTTCGCCGGTCTCGGCGCCAATAATCCGTTTTACAATTTAACAGGCGGCCTGGCAATGTTGTTTGCCCGATACTGGCTTGCAATTCCCACTCTAGCTATTGCAGGATCGCTCGCTAAGAAAAAACAAATTCCTTCCGGCGCCGGTACGCTCGCAACGCATACACCTTTGTTCGTGGCTTTGCTTATAGGCGTTGTCATGATCGTCGGCGCTCTGACGTTTATTCCTGCGCTCGCGCTCGGCCCGATCGTCGAACACTTTGTGCAATGA
- the kdpF gene encoding K(+)-transporting ATPase subunit F, whose product MNILHLISGIIAFILLIYLFWALLKPEKFS is encoded by the coding sequence ATGAATATATTGCATCTCATCAGTGGTATTATTGCTTTCATTTTATTGATCTATCTGTTCTGGGCACTTTTGAAACCGGAGAAATTTTCATGA
- a CDS encoding response regulator: MAKILIIEDEPNLQLLYKSEIESMGHEAICLSGGREAYQYVEHQQPDVIVLDIMMPHGDGKEFLTRLLDSRISIPVIINSAYSHYKNDFICWAAEAYVIKSSDLGELKEEIARILERKHLVEA, translated from the coding sequence ATGGCAAAAATATTGATCATCGAAGACGAGCCCAATCTCCAACTGCTGTATAAATCGGAAATTGAAAGCATGGGGCACGAGGCGATCTGCTTATCCGGCGGTCGTGAAGCGTATCAATACGTTGAACATCAACAGCCGGACGTGATCGTACTGGACATTATGATGCCGCACGGCGACGGCAAGGAATTTCTAACCCGATTGCTGGACAGTCGCATCAGCATTCCTGTCATAATCAACTCTGCGTATTCCCATTACAAAAATGATTTCATTTGCTGGGCCGCGGAGGCGTATGTGATCAAATCGTCTGATCTGGGTGAACTGAAAGAAGAAATAGCGCGGATTTTAGAGAGAAAGCACCTCGTGGAAGCTTGA
- a CDS encoding 3-hydroxybutyryl-CoA dehydrogenase, which translates to MAIQSITVIGAGTMGNGIAHVFAQYGFSVQIVDIKQEFLDKALATIDKNLGRQVSKGALTEDQKKATLDRLKTSVKLDDAKNSDLVIEAATENFDIKSQIFKTLDAVCKPEVILATNTSSISITQIAAVTKRADKVIGMHFMNPVPVMKLVEIIRGLATSDDTYAAVKSMTEKLEKIPVEVNDYPGFISNRVLMPMINEAIFCLMEGVASKEAIDNVMKLGMNHPMGPLQLADFIGLDVCLFIMNVLHDGLGDDKYRACPLLKKMVTAGYLGVKSGKGFYDYPKK; encoded by the coding sequence ATGGCCATTCAATCCATTACCGTTATCGGTGCCGGTACGATGGGCAACGGCATTGCCCATGTTTTTGCGCAATATGGTTTTTCAGTTCAAATCGTCGATATCAAACAAGAGTTTTTAGACAAGGCGCTCGCTACAATTGACAAAAATCTGGGTCGGCAGGTAAGCAAAGGAGCGCTGACAGAAGACCAAAAAAAGGCGACACTTGATCGCTTGAAAACATCGGTCAAACTGGATGATGCTAAAAATTCTGACCTTGTCATCGAGGCAGCAACGGAAAATTTTGATATTAAGTCGCAAATTTTTAAGACGTTAGATGCGGTTTGCAAGCCTGAAGTAATTTTGGCAACGAATACGTCTTCGATATCCATTACACAAATTGCAGCCGTAACCAAACGTGCCGATAAAGTCATAGGCATGCATTTTATGAATCCGGTGCCTGTGATGAAGTTGGTTGAGATTATCCGTGGTCTTGCGACCAGCGATGATACCTACGCTGCGGTCAAATCGATGACGGAAAAACTTGAAAAAATTCCTGTTGAAGTGAACGATTATCCCGGCTTCATTTCCAATCGCGTTCTGATGCCGATGATCAATGAAGCCATTTTTTGCCTGATGGAAGGCGTTGCCTCCAAGGAAGCCATTGATAATGTCATGAAATTGGGTATGAATCATCCGATGGGACCTTTACAATTGGCTGATTTCATCGGATTGGATGTGTGTTTATTTATAATGAATGTTTTACATGACGGCTTAGGCGACGATAAATATCGTGCTTGTCCGTTGCTGAAAAAAATGGTTACGGCAGGTTATCTCGGAGTCAAAAGCGGAAAAGGTTTTTACGACTATCCCAAAAAATAA